One region of Triticum aestivum cultivar Chinese Spring chromosome 6B, IWGSC CS RefSeq v2.1, whole genome shotgun sequence genomic DNA includes:
- the LOC123134868 gene encoding uncharacterized protein, producing MSTAAASRPSGPVLLSPFPNYQPASLSRVKLSVAGSPVKSAPKIRRSCMCSPTNHPGSFRCSLHKERKQDAVPAVSSKQASPPSPPPRMVNVLAQRVPMGSGHWARKALAPSHAVQQLQHRKRADRFRAGPSRLSGVSMAGRRAGGSQ from the coding sequence ATGTCGACGGCGGCTGCATCTCGCCCCAGCGGCCCTGTCCTTCTAAGCCCCTTCCCCAACTACCAACCCGCCTCGCTCTCCCGTGTCAAGCTCTCCGTCGCCGGCTCGCCGGTCAAGTCCGCCCCCAAGATCCGTCGGTCCTGCATGTGCTCCCCGACGAACCACCCGGGCTCGTTCCGTTGCAGCCTCCACAAGGAGCGCAAGCAGGATGCGGTCCCGGCCGTCAGCAGCAAGCAAGCCTccccgccttcgccgccgccgcgcatgGTAAACGTGCTAGCGCAACGCGTCCCCATGGGGAGCGGGCACTGGGCACGCAAGGCGCTCGCGCCGTCCCACGCGGTGCAGCAGTTGCAGCACCGGAAGCGCGCCGACCGGTTCCGCGCCGGGCCCAGCCGGCTCTCCGGCGTCTCCATGGCCGGCCGCCGCGCAGGCGGCAGCCAGTAA